A segment of the Streptomyces pactum genome:
TGAACACCTCGTCGACCCGGCGCAGCCCCGCGACCGCCTCGTCCAGTGCCGCCCGTACGGCCGTGGGTTCCCCGCCGCGGACGTCGAAGGAGAAGACGGTCCCCATCGTCTCCTCCACCCGACGTACCGCGGCGGGAGCCCGTGCCGGCTCGGTCACGGTGTCAGCCACCGGCCCGGTCCAGTGCCGACTGCAACGACTGCTTGTATCCGGCGCTGGTGTAGGTGGCGCCGGAGACGGCGTCGATGTCGGCGTTGCCGGCGGTGACGGCGGCCTGGTTGAGTCTGGGTACGGCGTCGGCGGTGACCTGGTCGCTCTGCCCGCCCTCGGGCGCCTGGAGGGCCTCGGCGTTCGTGATCTTCCCGCCGCTGACGGTGACCCGGACCTGTACGGGCCCGTACTGGGTGCGCGCGACGGCGCCGGTGAGCGTCTGAGTTCCCTGGGCGCCACCGCCCGAGCCCGCACCGCCCGCGTCCGGTCCGCCTGAGCCCGCACCGCCCGAGCCCTGTCCGCCCGAGCCCTGTCCGGCGGATCCGGCGGCCACCTTGTCCAGTGCCGACTGCAACGACTGCTTGTATCCGGCGCTGGTGTAGGTGGCGCCGGAGACGGCGTCGATGTCGGCGTTGCCGGCGGTGACGGCGGCCTGGTTGAGTCTGGGTACGGCGTCGGCGGTGACCTGGTCGCTCTGCCCGCCCTTGGGCGCCTGCACGGCCTCGGCGCCCGTGATCTTCCCGTCGTTCACCGTGAGCCGGACCTGCACGGGGCCGTACTGGGTACTGGCCGCGTCGCCCGTCACCGTGCCGGCCCCCGCGCCCCGGCCGCCCTGCGGCGACTGCGCGGCCACGGGCGGGGCCGCGCCGCCCGCCGCCGAGGCGGAGCCCGGGTCGGACGCCGGTTTCAACGACAGCAGCAGCACGATCCCGGACACGGTCGCGGCGCCGGCGAGCACGGCACGCCGAACGGGGTGGCTTTTCCTCATCTGTCCTGGACTCCTGATGTCCGTCGCTCACATCTCGAACGACTCGTGATGGATACGGCGGGCGGGGACTCCCGCGCCGCGCAGTGCCTCGTACACCGACTGGGCGAAGCCGGGCGGCCCGCACAGGAAGACGTCGTGGCGGTCGACGTCCGGGATCTTGCGGCTGAGGCTCTCCGCCGAGATGTCGGGGCGCTCCCCGTCCGGGCTGTTGACCGCGTACATCAGCCGGGCCCCGCGTTCCTCGGCGATCCCGGCGAGCTCGTCCCACAGGGCCAGGTCCTGGGTGCTGTTGGCCCGGTACAGCAGGGTGATGTCACCGGACGCGCCGGGCAGCGTCTCGAACAGCGCCCGCATCGGCGTGATCCCCACCCCGCCCGCCACCAGCAGCACCTTGCCCCGGCTGCGGCGCTGGGCGGTCAGCGCGCCGTACGGGCCCTCCGCCCACACCCGGGTGCCGGGCTCCAGCTCGCGCAGCCGGGCGCTGTGGTCGCCGATCGCCTTCACGGTGATCCGCAGCATGTCCGGGCGCGGCGCCGCCGACAGCGAGTACGGGTGGGAGCTGAACCGCATCCCCGGTGCCAGGAACCGCCAGCGGAAGAACTGCCCGGCCTCCGCGCCCATCCGGTGCAGCCTGCGCCCGCCGATCAGCACCGACACGATCCCGGGCGTCTCCTCGATCACCGCCTCGACCCGCATCCGGTGCCGCAGGTTGAGGCGGAGGGGGGTCAGGACCCGGTACCAGAGGACGAGCGCGGTCACCGTCCCGTACAGCGCGTACCAGACGGTCTTCGCGACCGGCTCGACGGCGAAGTCGTTACCGGTGGTGAGCTGGTGCCAGAAGGTCAGGAACACCGCCGCGTAGGTGAGCAGGTGCACGTGGTACCAGGCGTCGTACGGGATCCGGCGCCGGACCGGGCCGATGGACAGCACTCCGATGAGGACCAGCAGCCCGGTGCCGACGGCGGCCTTGCCCATGTCCGGCAACTGGTTCACGGAGCCGACCGTCTGCTGCACGATGTCGCCGAGGCCCTTGCCGGCCTGGGCGGCGTACCCCCACATGATCAGGAAGACGTGGGCGAGGACCAGGCACAGGGTGTAGCGGCCGGTCATGGCGTGCCAGCGGGCGACCCGGTCGGAGCCCACCCGCCGCTCCAGCGCCGGCACGCGCGCCATCTGGAGCACCACCAGCGCCATCAGGTACCCGGCGAGCAGGCCGGTGATCCGGCCCGCGTTCAGGAGCATGCCGGTCTGGTCGGAGATGGCGGGCGTGTTGCGCCACCACAGCCACAACACGCCCGCCGCGCCCGCCCACACGGCGAGCAGCAGGGGGACGGCGGGGGAGCGGCGCGGACGGATGCGCCGCATCGTCTGACGGCGGGCGGCACGGCCGCCGGCGAGCGTGGTGGTCACGGTTCCTCCGTGGGACTTGACCCTTGGCCCACAGATACGCGCCGCGCCTGCCGAGCGTTCAGCCCCCGCCGGTACTCCCGCCGCTGTTCAGTAGCGAGTGATCGCCGTCGCCCCGCCCGAGGTGCCGATCGCGATGTGCGGCCGGGCCGCCGGGTCGGCCCACCGCAGGACGCGGCGCATCGCCTCCGCGGGCACCGAGACGCAACCGGCCGTCGCCCCGCGCCCGTCGACGTGCAGGAAGATGCCCGCGCCACGTCCGCGCACCGGACGGTGGTAGTTGAAGCCGACGACCAGGGCGTGCGCGTACTGCGCCGGGTAGGTGATCAGGTGCTCGGCCTCGGCGGCGCGGCAGTCGGCGGGGCGGGGTTCGGTCCAGCGGTTGTAGGAGCGGGAGGCGTTGTCCTGGCACCACCAGGAGTCCTGGCGCACCGGGCGGTACCGGTACGCCGTCCCGCGCGGCGCCGGTTCGATGCCGAAGGCGTACGGCAGGTCGTACAGGCCGGTCGGAGTGGTGTTGGTGCCTTGGACGCGCGTCGCCCCGTCGGCCAGTCCGCCGGCGCCGAAGCGGGCCGGCGCGGAACCCGCCCGCACCCACCGCCCGCCGCTCGCGCCGCCCCTGCGGTCCCACCAGGTGACCCGGCCCTCGGTCGAACCGGTCTCCGGCGCGACCGCGGTGATCAACTGGCTGCCGCCGCCGGTCTCCGCCATCCGGGCCGGCAGCGGCCGGGGCGGGGGCCCGCCGGCGGGCGCGGCACCGAGCACGAGGAGGGTGGCGGAAACGAGGGCGGCGACGACACCGGGGCGCATGGCTCAGACGGTAGACGGGGGCAGCGGCAACGGCAGCCCGGGAAGGCCGTCCAGGCTCGTCGCGATGTGGTCCTTCTTGGCGAAGTACGCGCTGAGCGAGGCGTCGTCCTCGCGTGCGAATCGCTTGCCGTGCAGGTCGCGGTCGCTGTCGTACGACATGAAGGGGACGGCGTAACCGCAGGAGTCGCGGATGAGCTCGGCGGTGACGACGATGATCGCGCGCAGCCCGTGCGGGGTGGCGTCGATGTCCGGGAAGTGGGTGAGCAGCTCCGGGAAACGGGGGTCGTCGCGGAGGACGGGTTCGCCCCGGCCGTGCACCCGGACGATGTTCGGCGGTCCCTGGAAGGCGCACCACATGAGGGTGATCCGCCCGTTCTCCCGCAGGTGGGCGACGGTCTCGGCGGTGGAGCCGGCGAAGTCGAGGTAGGCCACGGTGAGTTCGTCGAGCACCGCGAAACTGCCCGTGAGGCCCTTGGGGGACAGGTTGACCGTGCCGTCGCCGGCCAGGGGAGCGGTGGCGGTGAAGAAGAGGGGCTGCGCCTCGATGAAGGTGCGGAGTCTGCCGTCTATGCGTTCATAAGTCTTTCCCATGTCTAAGGATTATGGGTGCCGCTCGAGCGCCTGTCCGAAGAATCTCCGGTGGTCCCGCCATGCGGACGCGGATTCCGCGCTCCGGCCCACCCGTGGCCGCCCCGGCCGGCGTTCCACGGGGCGGCCACGGCGCCTGTCACGTCACTCGGTGAGCGTGCAGGCGGCCGGGGGGATCCAGTCCCCGGCCAGGGGTACGGAAGGGTGGTCTCTCGTGTTCAGGCGCCCGCCAGATTGACGAATCATGCAATGCTCTGCATACTCATGCATGCCACCGGAGGTACCGTGCGGAGGCGGTGGCACATCAACGGCCCTGAGGAGCGACCCAAGTGAGCAGCAACAGCGGTGACGTCCGGCTCTGGGGCGGCCGTTTCGCCGACGGGCCCGCCGAGGCACTGGCGAAGCTGTCCGCGTCCGTCCACTTCGACTGGCGTCTCGCGCCCTACGACATCGCCGGTTCGCGTGCCCACGCGCGCGTGTTGCACGCGGCGGGGCTGCTCACCGAGGACGAGCTGGCCCGGATGACCGCCGGGCTCGACCGGCTCGAAGCGGACGTCGCCGACGGCTCCTTCACCGGCACCATCGCCGACGAGGACGTCCACACCGCCCTGGAGCGCGGCCTGCTGGAGCGGCTCGGCCCCGACCTGGGCGGCAAGCTCCGCGCCGGGCGCTCCCGCAACGACCAGGTGGCGACCCTGTTCCGCATGTACCTGCGTGACCACGCCCGGACCGTCGGCGGCCTGATCGCCGACCTCCAGGACGCGCTGATCGGCCTCGCCGAGGCCCACCCGGACGTCGCGATGCCCGGCCGTACCCACCTCCAGCACGCCCAGCCGGTGCTCTTCGCGCACCACGTCCTCGCCCACGTCCAGGCGCTGTCCCGGGACGCGGAGCGGCTGCGCCAGTGGGACGAGCGCACGGCCGTGTCGCCGTACGGCTCGGGCGCCCTGGCCGGATCCTCCCTCGGCCTGGACCCGGAGGCGGTCGCCGAGGACCTCGGCTTCGAGCACGGCAGCGCCGGCAACTCCATCGACGGCACGGCCTCCCGCGACTTCGTGGCGGAGTTCGCCTTCATCACCGCGATGATCGGAGTGAACGTCTCCCGGATCGCCGAGGAGATCATCATCTGGAACACGAAGGAGTTCTCCTTCGTGACCCTGCACGACGCCTTCTCCACCGGTTCGTCGATCATGCCGCAGAAGAAGAACCCGGACATCGCCGAGCTGGCCCGCGGCAAGTCCGGCCGCCTCATCGGCAACCTGACCGGCCTGATGGCCACCCTCAAGGCCCTCCCGCTCGCGTACAACCGCGACCTCCAGGAGGACAAGGAGCCGGTCTTCGACTCCATCGACCAGTTGGAGATCCTGCTCCCCGCCTTCACCGGCATGATGGCCACCCTGACCGTGCACCGCGAGCGGATGGAGGAGCTGGCCCCGGCCGGGTTCTCGCTCGCCACCGACATCGCCGAGTGGCTGGTCAGGCAGGGCGTGCCGTTCCGCGTCGCGCACGAGGTCGCCGGCGAGTGCGTGAAGGTGGCCGAGGCCGACGGCAAGGAACTGGACGAGCTGACCGACGAGCAGTTCGCGAAGATCTCCGCCCACCTGACCCCCGAGGTGCGCACCGTCCTCAACGTCCCCGGCGCCCTCGCCTCCCGCAGCGGCCGCGGCGGTACTGCCCCCGGCGCGGTCGCCGTCCAGCTCGCCGAGGTGAAGGCGGACGTGGCCGGCCAGCACGCGTGGGCGAGCGCGAAGAAGTAGCACCCGGTGTGCCCGAGGGGCATCGCGGTTACGTTGGTCAACAGCTCTCACAGCCGACCGAACGGAGCCCGCGATGCCCTTCGCCCGCCTGGCCGCGGCGACGACCCCCACGTGCCACATCGGCCTGGGCCTCGCCGCCGTCGGCCGCCCCGGCTACATCAACCTCGGCCGTGACCGGGACCTGCCGGCCGACCGCAGCGTCGAGGCGATGCGCGAGCGCACCCACGACCTCCTCGACGCCGCCTA
Coding sequences within it:
- a CDS encoding FMN-binding protein; protein product: MRKSHPVRRAVLAGAATVSGIVLLLSLKPASDPGSASAAGGAAPPVAAQSPQGGRGAGAGTVTGDAASTQYGPVQVRLTVNDGKITGAEAVQAPKGGQSDQVTADAVPRLNQAAVTAGNADIDAVSGATYTSAGYKQSLQSALDKVAAGSAGQGSGGQGSGGAGSGGPDAGGAGSGGGAQGTQTLTGAVARTQYGPVQVRVTVSGGKITNAEALQAPEGGQSDQVTADAVPRLNQAAVTAGNADIDAVSGATYTSAGYKQSLQSALDRAGG
- the argH gene encoding argininosuccinate lyase, yielding MSSNSGDVRLWGGRFADGPAEALAKLSASVHFDWRLAPYDIAGSRAHARVLHAAGLLTEDELARMTAGLDRLEADVADGSFTGTIADEDVHTALERGLLERLGPDLGGKLRAGRSRNDQVATLFRMYLRDHARTVGGLIADLQDALIGLAEAHPDVAMPGRTHLQHAQPVLFAHHVLAHVQALSRDAERLRQWDERTAVSPYGSGALAGSSLGLDPEAVAEDLGFEHGSAGNSIDGTASRDFVAEFAFITAMIGVNVSRIAEEIIIWNTKEFSFVTLHDAFSTGSSIMPQKKNPDIAELARGKSGRLIGNLTGLMATLKALPLAYNRDLQEDKEPVFDSIDQLEILLPAFTGMMATLTVHRERMEELAPAGFSLATDIAEWLVRQGVPFRVAHEVAGECVKVAEADGKELDELTDEQFAKISAHLTPEVRTVLNVPGALASRSGRGGTAPGAVAVQLAEVKADVAGQHAWASAKK
- a CDS encoding ferredoxin reductase family protein — protein: MTTTLAGGRAARRQTMRRIRPRRSPAVPLLLAVWAGAAGVLWLWWRNTPAISDQTGMLLNAGRITGLLAGYLMALVVLQMARVPALERRVGSDRVARWHAMTGRYTLCLVLAHVFLIMWGYAAQAGKGLGDIVQQTVGSVNQLPDMGKAAVGTGLLVLIGVLSIGPVRRRIPYDAWYHVHLLTYAAVFLTFWHQLTTGNDFAVEPVAKTVWYALYGTVTALVLWYRVLTPLRLNLRHRMRVEAVIEETPGIVSVLIGGRRLHRMGAEAGQFFRWRFLAPGMRFSSHPYSLSAAPRPDMLRITVKAIGDHSARLRELEPGTRVWAEGPYGALTAQRRSRGKVLLVAGGVGITPMRALFETLPGASGDITLLYRANSTQDLALWDELAGIAEERGARLMYAVNSPDGERPDISAESLSRKIPDVDRHDVFLCGPPGFAQSVYEALRGAGVPARRIHHESFEM
- a CDS encoding L,D-transpeptidase family protein, which encodes MRPGVVAALVSATLLVLGAAPAGGPPPRPLPARMAETGGGSQLITAVAPETGSTEGRVTWWDRRGGASGGRWVRAGSAPARFGAGGLADGATRVQGTNTTPTGLYDLPYAFGIEPAPRGTAYRYRPVRQDSWWCQDNASRSYNRWTEPRPADCRAAEAEHLITYPAQYAHALVVGFNYHRPVRGRGAGIFLHVDGRGATAGCVSVPAEAMRRVLRWADPAARPHIAIGTSGGATAITRY
- a CDS encoding pyridoxamine 5'-phosphate oxidase family protein, translating into MGKTYERIDGRLRTFIEAQPLFFTATAPLAGDGTVNLSPKGLTGSFAVLDELTVAYLDFAGSTAETVAHLRENGRITLMWCAFQGPPNIVRVHGRGEPVLRDDPRFPELLTHFPDIDATPHGLRAIIVVTAELIRDSCGYAVPFMSYDSDRDLHGKRFAREDDASLSAYFAKKDHIATSLDGLPGLPLPLPPSTV